The following are from one region of the Myxococcales bacterium genome:
- a CDS encoding PAS domain-containing sensor histidine kinase: MSKHIAIAVQGGSSAQQDQVLSILRASDLFHMSCEAQVVIQIGTVAEMLQRCGGAHTVTIALVSGELSSTEHQELFNRGFFDVLHAAEWTEPRLARVVLRAGAFGRTAVHGERLPVPGGHSHFLETIVDAAPMGIAFWDRDLRYRRVNAAMAAINGLAVEAHYGRTPSEVLPELSGQIESLVHHVLATGETLCQEQTGATPAQAGRQRTWLVNYFPVRSDTELDGVAAIWEEVSERKTIEKERERFIAVLGHDLRNPLSAILMSTQVLRNRVDDREKGIVDRIKRSGFRMQRMIRDLLDFARLRQGGGLHVRPTNGDLVEVLRDVVLELKQGHPDSRVSVSAPASLGGMWDLERLAQVLSNLVGNALQHGLPGSEVRVEAHETGGDWVEVTIFNAGEPIAREQLESFFEPFRQGTQEGTRDSLGLGLFIARALVTAHGGSVNLRPIEGGTEALVRLPRHTPSGG; this comes from the coding sequence TTGTCGAAGCACATTGCGATCGCGGTCCAGGGAGGAAGCTCGGCACAGCAGGACCAGGTCTTGTCGATTCTCCGCGCCTCGGATCTGTTCCACATGTCGTGCGAAGCACAGGTGGTGATTCAGATCGGCACTGTCGCGGAGATGCTGCAGCGCTGTGGAGGTGCACACACGGTCACGATCGCTCTCGTGTCGGGTGAGCTCTCGTCGACGGAGCATCAGGAGCTCTTCAATCGTGGGTTCTTCGACGTCCTTCACGCCGCAGAGTGGACAGAGCCACGCCTGGCGCGGGTGGTGCTGCGGGCCGGAGCCTTCGGGCGCACAGCGGTCCACGGTGAGCGCCTTCCCGTGCCCGGGGGACATAGCCACTTCCTCGAGACCATCGTGGACGCAGCGCCGATGGGGATAGCGTTCTGGGACCGCGATCTGCGCTATCGCCGCGTGAACGCGGCCATGGCGGCCATCAATGGTCTGGCCGTCGAAGCGCACTATGGCCGCACACCCTCGGAGGTCCTACCCGAGCTGTCGGGGCAGATCGAAAGTCTGGTCCACCACGTCCTCGCGACGGGTGAGACGCTCTGTCAGGAGCAAACCGGCGCAACGCCTGCCCAGGCGGGTCGGCAGCGTACGTGGCTGGTGAACTACTTTCCCGTACGCTCCGACACGGAGCTCGACGGCGTGGCCGCCATCTGGGAGGAAGTGTCCGAGCGGAAGACCATCGAAAAAGAGCGGGAGCGCTTCATCGCCGTCCTGGGGCACGATCTGCGCAACCCCCTCTCGGCGATCCTCATGTCGACGCAAGTGCTGCGGAACCGCGTGGACGATCGAGAAAAGGGCATCGTCGATCGCATCAAGCGCTCAGGTTTTCGCATGCAACGCATGATCCGCGATCTGCTCGACTTCGCGCGTTTGCGGCAAGGTGGGGGACTGCACGTGAGACCCACCAACGGAGATCTGGTGGAGGTGTTGCGCGACGTGGTTTTGGAGCTCAAGCAGGGGCATCCCGATTCCCGCGTGAGTGTGAGTGCCCCGGCGTCGCTCGGCGGCATGTGGGATCTCGAGCGCTTGGCCCAGGTGCTCTCGAATTTGGTGGGAAATGCGCTGCAACACGGCCTCCCTGGCTCCGAGGTGCGTGTGGAGGCCCACGAGACCGGCGGTGACTGGGTGGAGGTCACGATCTTCAACGCGGGCGAGCCCATCGCGCGCGAGCAGCTCGAGTCTTTCTTCGAGCCGTTCCGCCAAGGTACCCAAGAGGGCACACGTGACAGCCTGGGCCTCGGCTTGTTCATCGCCCGTGCGCTGGTGACCGCTCATGGAGGCTCGGTGAACCTGCGACCCATCGAAGGGGGAACCGAGGCGTTGGTCAGGCTGCCCCGCCACACGCCCTCGGGCGGCTGA
- a CDS encoding SH3 domain-containing protein, translating to MKRSLAHFTSSLFVASLLALVTSGPARADLFEEVWKQGNAAYLAGDWKKAISAYDQLDRQGVVSADLYYNMGVAYFRTEDLGRAAWSFERAVNLEPKDDDAQFNLAQVRKVLARRTTDKIEGAERDALWIRVVSVVTPSAETWAFVVFYLLTFWFLFWRLRVPRDNRAPWSAAAALTAAGAVLTGLLLLGRVALDHIPFGIVLPDQVNVKEGADTNYRTNFQIHAGLRVRLLEQDDGWMRIRLANGLEGWVRSQDVGRL from the coding sequence GTGAAACGCTCCCTCGCCCACTTCACGTCTTCGTTATTCGTGGCGAGCCTCCTCGCGCTGGTGACCAGTGGGCCCGCGCGGGCCGACCTCTTCGAGGAGGTCTGGAAGCAAGGGAACGCAGCGTACCTCGCCGGCGACTGGAAGAAGGCCATCTCAGCCTACGATCAGCTCGATCGCCAGGGGGTGGTCTCGGCCGATCTCTACTACAACATGGGCGTTGCGTACTTTCGCACCGAGGATCTTGGCCGCGCAGCCTGGAGCTTCGAACGTGCCGTGAACCTCGAGCCGAAAGACGACGACGCCCAGTTCAACCTTGCGCAGGTCCGCAAGGTGCTCGCCCGCCGGACGACTGACAAGATCGAAGGTGCCGAGCGGGACGCCTTGTGGATCCGCGTGGTCTCGGTGGTGACGCCTTCGGCCGAGACCTGGGCTTTTGTCGTGTTTTATCTCCTGACCTTTTGGTTCCTCTTTTGGCGCTTGCGGGTGCCGCGCGACAACCGCGCGCCCTGGTCGGCTGCCGCAGCCCTGACGGCGGCAGGCGCCGTGCTCACCGGTCTCCTGCTGCTAGGCCGGGTGGCGCTCGATCACATTCCCTTCGGCATCGTTCTGCCTGACCAGGTCAACGTCAAGGAAGGCGCCGACACGAACTACCGCACCAACTTCCAGATCCACGCGGGACTACGGGTACGTCTGCTCGAACAAGACGACGGGTGGATGCGTATTCGCCTGGCCAACGGACTCGAAGGCTGGGTCCGCAGCCAGGACGTAGGTCGTCTTTAG
- a CDS encoding BatD family protein produces the protein MRRLLVFAAVFVQSVAMPMVHAGAQSFVARVDRTQVPLDDSFLFEVTLVLDEGRAAGYRPPNFKDFRVLGEHPSQSTQIQMGGGGTLMQVVYSWRYELSALAQGTFTIGPAKVKVGGREIETTPVSVTITGSVGPGRGGLAPSAPAARPGGLPRGLGGLFGAAPSSAPAGGGRNFVRVVPSKTKVYVGEPLTAEWYLYLTERQDKYETLKEPRTDGFWVEDLPIPGNDRGLSLTQQTHEGRTYLVAPLLRRALFPLRSGPLSIWPLEAEISQVDFFGSTMRTELIKADAVEVEVLPLPKAGQPPNFDRAAVGQFALVATLDKTQVNVSEPVTLKLTVSGQGNLRKLAPPELPRLDGLRAYEPKVTTDLIAGEPVSGHKTVEVLLLPQKPGSLVIPAMSLTYFDPARVEYTTARTEPITLVVTGNLAAAPVAVEAAPSQPSLGAPSAVVENVLPTELRPIRARSSLRRDLGASLYRSRLFGWLLLLPPLAFAGTLMVGQIRLRLGQDTERRRGRRMRRQVKRRLGLAERHRAAGNKAEFFIEIDRTVRELLSAKLGRAVSGLSMDELTAKLMQAGVDESLCTRVTSVLEECDRARFAPGSVSDDGMTTALDRAGELIVQLERTRLVTSEVQV, from the coding sequence TTGCGCCGCCTCCTCGTGTTCGCAGCCGTTTTCGTGCAGTCGGTGGCCATGCCCATGGTCCACGCCGGAGCTCAATCCTTCGTGGCGCGCGTAGACCGCACGCAAGTTCCGCTCGATGATTCGTTCCTTTTCGAGGTGACCTTGGTGCTCGACGAAGGCCGCGCCGCCGGCTATCGCCCCCCGAACTTCAAGGACTTCCGCGTGCTGGGTGAACACCCGAGCCAGAGCACCCAGATTCAGATGGGCGGCGGCGGAACGCTCATGCAGGTGGTGTACTCGTGGCGCTACGAGCTGTCTGCCCTGGCGCAGGGCACCTTCACGATCGGCCCGGCCAAGGTGAAGGTGGGAGGCCGCGAGATCGAGACCACGCCCGTGTCCGTGACGATCACCGGCAGTGTGGGACCCGGACGAGGCGGGCTGGCCCCGTCTGCCCCGGCGGCGCGCCCGGGAGGCCTGCCCCGAGGGCTCGGCGGCCTGTTCGGAGCGGCACCGTCCAGCGCGCCGGCCGGCGGCGGGAGAAACTTCGTTCGTGTGGTGCCGAGCAAAACCAAGGTCTACGTGGGTGAGCCGCTCACGGCCGAGTGGTACCTGTACCTCACCGAGCGCCAGGACAAATACGAAACGCTCAAAGAGCCTCGTACGGATGGCTTCTGGGTCGAAGATCTCCCGATCCCGGGAAACGATCGGGGACTGTCGTTGACCCAACAAACTCACGAGGGACGTACGTACCTGGTTGCCCCACTCTTGCGCCGCGCCCTGTTCCCGCTGCGCTCCGGGCCTCTTTCCATCTGGCCGCTCGAGGCCGAGATCTCTCAAGTCGACTTCTTCGGTTCGACGATGCGGACAGAGCTCATCAAGGCCGATGCGGTGGAGGTCGAGGTGCTGCCGCTTCCCAAAGCGGGACAGCCGCCGAACTTCGATCGCGCGGCCGTGGGTCAGTTTGCGCTCGTTGCCACGCTCGACAAGACCCAGGTCAATGTCTCCGAGCCCGTCACGTTGAAGCTGACGGTCTCGGGGCAGGGGAACCTCCGCAAGTTGGCGCCCCCTGAGCTGCCCCGCCTCGACGGGCTCCGGGCCTACGAGCCGAAGGTGACCACCGACCTGATTGCCGGCGAGCCCGTGTCCGGCCACAAAACCGTCGAGGTGCTGCTGCTGCCGCAAAAGCCAGGGTCGCTCGTCATCCCGGCCATGAGCCTCACCTACTTCGATCCCGCGCGCGTGGAATACACCACGGCACGCACCGAGCCGATCACGTTGGTGGTGACAGGAAACCTGGCAGCGGCCCCCGTGGCCGTCGAAGCCGCCCCGTCTCAGCCGAGCCTCGGGGCCCCGTCGGCCGTGGTCGAGAACGTGTTGCCCACGGAGCTGCGTCCCATCCGAGCCCGCTCGAGCCTGCGGCGGGATCTCGGCGCGTCGCTCTACCGGTCGCGCCTCTTCGGTTGGCTGCTTTTGCTGCCTCCCCTGGCGTTTGCGGGCACCCTCATGGTCGGACAGATTCGGCTGCGCCTCGGGCAAGATACCGAACGCCGGCGGGGCCGCCGCATGCGCCGGCAGGTCAAACGCCGGCTTGGCCTGGCCGAACGCCACCGCGCCGCTGGCAACAAGGCCGAATTCTTCATCGAAATCGACCGGACCGTGCGAGAGCTGCTGAGCGCCAAGCTCGGTCGCGCCGTTAGTGGCTTGTCCATGGACGAGCTCACGGCAAAGCTGATGCAAGCGGGCGTCGATGAGAGCCTTTGCACGCGGGTGACGAGTGTTCTCGAAGAATGTGACCGCGCGCGCTTTGCCCCAGGAAGCGTCAGCGATGACGGCATGACGACGGCCCTCGACCGGGCCGGGGAACTCATCGTGCAGCTGGAACGTACCCGCCTCGTCACGTCGGAGGTGCAGGTGTGA
- a CDS encoding tetratricopeptide repeat protein: MKRVCVFVVLFPVLAGFELWRTSNRRVEQGNAKLEAGAAADALALYERALEHDGLTDPQARAATEFNRGSALSALEKHDEAAQAFLEATKSKDVSLRARAFYNLGNTFFKGDKFSEAVEAYKRSLLLDPKSPDAKWNLELALRRKDEQKKQDENQDPQKQDSQKQDPQKNQNNPQDQQGQDQSKTPDTQGQDQNEQDPGEKDPEPQDGESPQEGSQGGNSADEAPEPKPETEPQPPPPSEASPAKPEQPDETQGAKGGAASGSEGNTPDLKEINAILDSLEQSPHQIEQQRARLRATRRAPPVKDW, from the coding sequence GTGAAACGTGTTTGTGTGTTCGTCGTGCTGTTCCCCGTGCTTGCGGGGTTCGAGCTGTGGCGCACGAGCAACCGCCGTGTCGAGCAAGGCAACGCAAAGCTCGAGGCCGGTGCCGCTGCGGATGCCCTCGCGCTTTACGAGCGCGCCTTGGAGCATGACGGCTTGACCGATCCTCAGGCCCGCGCCGCAACGGAGTTCAACCGGGGCAGCGCCCTCTCGGCTCTCGAAAAGCACGACGAGGCCGCACAGGCCTTTCTCGAAGCGACGAAGTCGAAGGACGTCAGCCTGCGCGCGCGCGCCTTCTACAACCTGGGCAACACCTTCTTCAAGGGCGACAAGTTCAGCGAGGCCGTCGAGGCCTACAAGAGATCGCTGCTGCTCGATCCCAAGAGCCCGGACGCGAAGTGGAACCTGGAGCTGGCCCTGCGCCGCAAAGACGAGCAAAAGAAGCAGGACGAAAACCAAGACCCACAAAAGCAAGACTCACAAAAGCAAGACCCACAGAAGAATCAGAACAATCCGCAGGATCAGCAGGGCCAAGACCAGTCAAAGACGCCGGACACCCAGGGCCAAGACCAGAATGAGCAAGACCCCGGGGAGAAAGATCCCGAACCCCAAGACGGCGAGTCCCCGCAAGAAGGATCCCAAGGCGGCAACTCTGCCGACGAAGCGCCGGAACCGAAGCCCGAGACCGAGCCACAACCCCCGCCGCCCTCCGAAGCCAGCCCGGCGAAGCCGGAACAACCTGACGAGACCCAAGGCGCGAAGGGCGGTGCGGCGTCGGGATCCGAAGGCAACACCCCCGATCTCAAAGAAATCAACGCGATCCTCGACAGCCTCGAGCAAAGTCCCCACCAGATCGAGCAGCAACGGGCCCGCCTACGCGCCACGCGGCGCGCTCCTCCCGTGAAAGATTGGTGA
- a CDS encoding VWA domain-containing protein, which translates to MMRIAEADVLWLLLLLPLLVFAFVSSFTRRRRQLARLGEAGLIGRMTANVSGARQVLRAVYVTVAVLLLVVALARPQAGGRAKLERQRGLDLVVALDFSKSMLARDIYPSRLERAKRELERLMDDLAGDRIGLVAFAGETLSYPPTTDYAAVKLFWRDLEPQDMAVGGTAVGRALKAAVGQLTRLRAKGGASRAQVILLLTDGEDTESEPLEVAAEAARLGIKIFAVGVGSRSGELIPELDDEGKVLGYLKDREGKYVTSRLAEDMLSQIASKTNGEYIRADANRFGVEAIEQALAGLKRTESEARLVKQYDEVYELFLLPAFLLLVAEACLSGRRRLA; encoded by the coding sequence ATGATGCGCATCGCTGAAGCCGACGTGCTGTGGCTGCTCCTGCTTCTGCCCTTGCTCGTGTTCGCGTTCGTCAGCTCGTTCACGAGGCGGCGCCGGCAGCTGGCCCGGCTGGGTGAAGCGGGGCTGATCGGCCGCATGACGGCCAACGTCTCCGGCGCGCGCCAGGTCCTGCGCGCGGTTTATGTCACCGTGGCCGTTTTGCTGTTGGTGGTGGCACTGGCCCGTCCCCAGGCGGGCGGGCGGGCCAAGCTCGAGCGGCAGCGCGGGCTCGATCTGGTGGTGGCCCTCGACTTCTCGAAGTCGATGCTGGCCCGAGACATCTACCCCTCGCGCCTCGAACGCGCCAAACGCGAGCTCGAGCGTCTCATGGATGACCTCGCCGGAGATCGCATCGGCCTGGTGGCGTTCGCGGGAGAGACTTTGTCGTATCCCCCCACCACCGACTATGCCGCCGTGAAGCTGTTCTGGCGGGATCTGGAGCCCCAGGACATGGCCGTGGGGGGCACAGCCGTGGGGCGCGCCTTGAAGGCGGCCGTGGGTCAGCTCACCCGTTTGCGGGCCAAGGGCGGGGCGTCGCGCGCGCAGGTGATCTTGCTGTTGACCGATGGCGAGGACACCGAGAGCGAGCCGCTCGAGGTCGCGGCCGAGGCGGCGCGTCTGGGGATCAAGATCTTCGCCGTGGGCGTGGGCTCTCGTTCGGGTGAGCTGATTCCCGAGCTCGACGACGAGGGCAAGGTGCTGGGCTACCTCAAGGACCGGGAAGGCAAGTATGTCACGTCTCGCTTGGCCGAAGACATGCTGTCTCAGATCGCGAGCAAGACCAACGGCGAATACATCCGTGCCGATGCCAACCGCTTCGGGGTCGAGGCGATCGAGCAGGCGCTCGCAGGGCTCAAGCGCACGGAATCCGAGGCGCGGCTCGTCAAGCAGTACGATGAAGTGTACGAGCTCTTCCTCTTGCCAGCGTTTCTCCTGTTGGTGGCCGAGGCTTGTCTCAGCGGACGAAGGAGGCTCGCGTGA
- a CDS encoding VWA domain-containing protein translates to MKPDLSAEAGAPLARERLARAAAPAPSRLWPRLRFTALLAVAAFVVVGGLYTWTLRDAIGFRFAHRYALALVPVALGLIVYAALIRRPQRTGTLRYARTHELGALSPGWVAKLQHLPLVLRLLAVTLAGLAVARPQTSRIDDALELEGIDIVVALDVSGSMEEQDLAPNRLEAAKKVIHDFVTRRPSDRLGLVLFGREAYTYVPPTLDHGTYLRMLADLRLGVVDGKGTAIGNGLGVALARLRRSEAQSKVVILLTDGDNNAGNISPIEAATMAQTLGVKVYTILAGSNDSSDDPREARAGHRYPVNPKLLEQIATTTGGSPYLASDTQALAKRFQSILEELEKSRMDDRGLLYAELYPRFLWPALALLLIELALRLTRWRRLP, encoded by the coding sequence GTGAAGCCTGACCTCAGCGCCGAAGCGGGGGCGCCCCTCGCCCGCGAGCGCTTGGCGCGTGCCGCTGCCCCGGCCCCCTCGCGTCTGTGGCCCCGTCTGCGCTTCACGGCGCTGCTGGCCGTGGCGGCGTTCGTGGTGGTAGGGGGGCTCTACACCTGGACGTTGCGCGACGCCATCGGGTTTCGTTTCGCGCACAGATACGCGCTGGCGCTCGTACCCGTCGCGCTGGGCTTGATCGTCTACGCCGCGCTGATTCGTCGCCCCCAGCGCACGGGTACCTTGCGCTATGCCCGGACCCACGAGCTTGGCGCCTTGTCGCCGGGCTGGGTGGCGAAGCTGCAGCATCTGCCCCTCGTGTTGCGCTTGCTCGCCGTGACCTTGGCGGGCCTTGCCGTGGCGCGCCCGCAGACGAGCCGCATCGACGATGCCCTCGAGCTCGAAGGCATCGACATCGTGGTAGCACTCGACGTGTCGGGCTCGATGGAAGAGCAAGATCTGGCGCCGAATCGGCTCGAGGCGGCCAAGAAGGTCATCCACGACTTCGTCACGCGTCGCCCTTCGGACCGGCTCGGGCTCGTGCTCTTCGGACGCGAGGCCTATACGTACGTCCCCCCCACGCTCGACCATGGCACCTACTTGCGCATGCTGGCGGATCTGCGCCTGGGCGTCGTCGACGGCAAGGGCACGGCGATCGGCAACGGCTTGGGGGTGGCCTTGGCGCGCCTGCGCCGCTCCGAGGCCCAATCGAAGGTGGTCATCCTGCTCACCGACGGGGACAACAACGCAGGAAACATCTCGCCGATAGAGGCGGCCACCATGGCGCAAACATTGGGGGTCAAGGTGTACACGATCCTCGCCGGCAGCAACGATTCGTCCGACGACCCGCGCGAGGCGCGCGCCGGACATCGCTACCCGGTCAACCCGAAGCTGCTCGAACAGATCGCCACCACCACGGGGGGAAGTCCCTACCTCGCCAGTGACACGCAGGCCCTGGCGAAGCGCTTTCAATCCATCCTCGAAGAACTCGAGAAGTCGCGGATGGACGATCGTGGTTTGCTCTATGCCGAACTTTATCCCCGCTTTTTGTGGCCCGCGCTGGCGCTGCTGCTCATCGAGCTGGCGCTGCGCCTCACGCGGTGGAGGCGACTGCCATGA
- a CDS encoding BatD family protein yields MRGPRRWHGFVPGLVALAWLAGAGGAQADAVPPNAQAPAEETGAPRADESPGASPPPTGAQDPEAPTVSARVSARSVKVGDVVTLTVTAVGPARVPVNLPAHVELGPFELVERTERETPLGDGRMRREFVFRIAAFETGDLTVPSVPLTYLAQEGAVRTVGTEPVVVTVSSLLANEPEPALKANAAPVAVMQEVRWPLYVGAGLLAALLGALVGSLLLARWRRRKKVVPAVPPRPAHERALERLDGLGARLGGTEDLRPFYFELSEVLREYFGARYGFESLELTSDELIFELERHGRKPLVVSEVQGWMATCDLVKFARVAPTETEARGALESALRFVTSTRPPAPPSAALPPAEATREA; encoded by the coding sequence TTGAGGGGCCCACGACGTTGGCACGGCTTTGTGCCGGGACTGGTGGCGCTGGCATGGCTTGCAGGGGCCGGAGGGGCCCAGGCCGACGCCGTGCCCCCCAACGCACAAGCCCCCGCTGAGGAGACCGGCGCCCCCCGGGCGGACGAGTCCCCGGGCGCAAGCCCCCCACCGACCGGAGCGCAGGATCCCGAGGCCCCCACCGTATCGGCACGTGTGTCCGCGCGCAGCGTGAAGGTGGGCGACGTGGTCACCCTCACGGTGACCGCCGTGGGGCCTGCGCGGGTGCCCGTGAACCTGCCCGCGCACGTCGAACTCGGCCCCTTCGAGTTGGTCGAGCGCACGGAGCGCGAAACACCGCTGGGAGACGGGCGCATGCGACGAGAGTTCGTCTTCCGCATCGCCGCCTTCGAGACGGGTGACCTCACGGTGCCGTCCGTGCCGTTGACCTATCTGGCGCAGGAGGGGGCCGTGCGCACCGTGGGCACGGAGCCCGTGGTGGTGACCGTGAGCAGCCTGCTTGCCAACGAGCCCGAGCCGGCGCTCAAGGCCAACGCGGCCCCCGTGGCGGTCATGCAGGAGGTGCGCTGGCCGCTCTACGTGGGGGCGGGCCTGTTGGCTGCTTTGCTGGGCGCGCTCGTCGGATCGCTTCTGCTGGCGCGGTGGCGTCGGCGCAAGAAGGTTGTACCGGCGGTCCCACCGAGGCCTGCGCACGAGCGGGCCCTGGAGCGGCTCGACGGCCTGGGTGCGCGCCTTGGCGGCACCGAAGACCTACGGCCGTTTTACTTCGAGCTTTCCGAGGTCCTCCGTGAATACTTCGGCGCCCGCTATGGATTCGAGAGCCTCGAGTTGACCAGTGACGAGCTCATCTTCGAGCTCGAGCGCCACGGCCGTAAGCCGCTGGTCGTCTCGGAGGTTCAAGGCTGGATGGCAACGTGCGACCTCGTAAAGTTCGCACGTGTGGCTCCTACCGAAACCGAGGCCCGCGGCGCGCTCGAAAGCGCCCTCCGCTTCGTGACCAGCACCCGCCCGCCCGCCCCTCCGAGCGCCGCGCTCCCTCCTGCGGAGGCCACGCGTGAAGCCTGA
- a CDS encoding DUF58 domain-containing protein, translating into MLTREVLKKIRKIEIVTERLVRDRMAGQYLSVFKGSGIAFSEVRQYMPGDDIRLIDWNVSARMNEPYIKLFTEEREMTVMLLVDMSASGQFGSVGREKREVTAELAAVVAFSAIKNNDRVGLIIFTDEVERFVPPKKGKKHVLRVVSEILGYEPRSRRTDLRSGIEFLGRVARRRAVAFLISDFLTPLDTYERALRVAARRHDLVPVSVIDPLEEALPSVGLVELEDPETGEVLTFDTSGAEARAFAAAVAKAKEARQALFKKLDLDGIEARTDRPYLPALTAFFEARARRLRH; encoded by the coding sequence ATGCTGACCCGCGAAGTACTCAAAAAAATTCGCAAGATCGAGATCGTCACGGAGCGCCTCGTGCGGGACCGTATGGCGGGGCAGTACCTGTCCGTGTTCAAGGGCAGTGGCATCGCCTTTTCCGAGGTGCGCCAGTACATGCCGGGCGACGACATCAGGCTCATCGACTGGAACGTCTCGGCCCGTATGAACGAGCCCTACATCAAGCTCTTCACCGAAGAGCGGGAGATGACCGTCATGCTTCTCGTGGACATGTCGGCTTCGGGGCAGTTCGGCTCGGTCGGTCGCGAAAAGCGTGAGGTCACCGCCGAGCTGGCCGCGGTGGTGGCGTTTTCGGCGATCAAAAACAACGACCGTGTCGGGCTCATCATCTTCACCGACGAGGTGGAGCGCTTCGTGCCTCCGAAGAAGGGCAAAAAGCACGTGCTACGGGTCGTCAGCGAGATCTTGGGTTACGAGCCACGCTCGCGGCGCACCGACCTGCGCAGCGGGATCGAGTTCCTGGGCCGTGTGGCGCGGCGCCGGGCCGTGGCGTTTTTGATCTCGGACTTCCTCACCCCGCTCGACACCTACGAACGGGCCCTGCGTGTGGCGGCGCGCCGGCACGACTTGGTGCCGGTGTCGGTGATCGATCCGCTGGAGGAAGCTTTGCCTTCGGTTGGGCTCGTCGAGCTCGAAGATCCCGAAACGGGGGAGGTTCTGACCTTCGACACGAGCGGTGCGGAGGCCCGGGCCTTCGCCGCAGCGGTTGCGAAGGCCAAGGAGGCGCGCCAGGCGCTGTTCAAAAAGTTGGATCTCGACGGCATCGAGGCACGCACGGACCGGCCTTATCTGCCGGCCCTCACGGCGTTTTTCGAGGCCCGCGCCCGGAGGCTCCGGCATTGA
- a CDS encoding MoxR family ATPase, whose product MDVRVINDLVQKHCGFVDGLAHEVGKVIVGQKVMVERILIGLLTGGHVLLEGVPGLAKTLTVKTIADALGLAFSRIQFTPDLLPADIIGTVIYNQARSEFVAKQGPVFANLVLADEINRAPAKVQSALLESMQERQVTIGDTTHKLPDPFLVMATQNPIEQEGTYALPEAQLDRFMLMVKVGYPTKEDERTIMDRMTASIGGPPPRAERVADPQALTDARSVVSQIYIDEKIRDYIVDIVHATRDPKAHGLKDLGDYIEFGASPRASIFLNLAARAHAFVRHRGYVTPEDIKAVGIDVLRHRVILTYEAEAEDITSEQVVRRLFETIEVP is encoded by the coding sequence ATGGACGTTCGCGTCATCAACGATTTGGTGCAAAAGCACTGTGGGTTCGTGGACGGCCTGGCCCACGAGGTGGGCAAGGTCATCGTGGGCCAAAAGGTCATGGTCGAGCGCATTCTGATTGGGCTCCTGACGGGGGGGCACGTGCTGCTCGAAGGCGTGCCCGGCCTCGCCAAGACGCTCACCGTGAAGACCATCGCCGACGCCCTGGGCCTTGCGTTCTCGCGGATCCAGTTCACACCCGACCTCTTGCCCGCCGACATCATCGGCACCGTGATTTACAACCAGGCCCGCAGCGAGTTCGTCGCGAAGCAAGGCCCGGTGTTCGCGAACCTCGTGCTGGCCGACGAAATCAACCGCGCGCCTGCCAAGGTCCAATCGGCTTTGCTCGAGTCCATGCAGGAGCGGCAGGTGACGATCGGGGACACCACGCACAAGCTGCCGGATCCGTTCCTGGTCATGGCCACGCAAAACCCCATCGAGCAGGAAGGCACCTACGCCCTGCCCGAGGCGCAGCTCGATCGCTTCATGCTCATGGTGAAGGTGGGGTACCCCACCAAGGAAGACGAGCGCACCATCATGGACCGCATGACCGCTTCGATCGGCGGCCCACCCCCGCGGGCCGAACGCGTGGCCGACCCCCAGGCCCTCACCGACGCGCGCAGTGTCGTGTCCCAGATCTACATCGACGAGAAGATTCGCGACTACATCGTGGACATCGTCCACGCCACGCGTGACCCCAAGGCTCATGGTCTCAAGGATCTCGGCGACTATATCGAGTTCGGTGCCAGCCCGCGTGCGTCCATCTTCCTCAACCTGGCCGCCCGCGCCCACGCGTTCGTGCGCCACCGGGGGTACGTCACCCCGGAGGACATCAAGGCCGTGGGCATCGACGTGCTCCGGCACCGCGTGATCCTCACCTACGAAGCCGAGGCCGAAGACATCACCTCGGAGCAAGTGGTACGCCGCCTCTTCGAGACCATCGAGGTGCCCTGA